The stretch of DNA GTGTTCACGGGGGCCGGGGTGTCGACCGACTCGGGGATCCCGGACTTCCGCTCGCCGGGAGGGTTGTGGAGCCGGTACGACCCGCGGCTGCTGGGGTTCCGGCGGTACGTGGCCGACCCGGAGACGCGGCGGCTGGCCTGGCGGCTGCGGCGGGAGCTGCACCAGCTGGACGCCCGGCCCAACCCGGCCCACCTGGCCTGCGCCAGGCTGGCCGAGGCGGGCCGCCTGGCCGGGGTCATCACCCAGAACGTCGACGGGCTCCACATCGACGCCGGCCTCGCCCCCGAGCTGGTCTGCGAGGTCCACGGCACCGGCCGCCAGGTCGTCTGCCTGAGCTGCGGCGAGCGGGGCCCGATGGCCGAGGCGGTGGCCAGGGTCGAGGCCGGGGAGGACGACCCGGCCTGCCTGGCCTGCGGCGGGATCATCAAGGCGGCCACGGTGTCGTTCGGCCAGAGCATCCCGACCGAGGTCTGGCAGCGGGCCGAGGCCCTGACCGCGGGCTGCGACGCCTTCCTGGCCGTCGGCTCCTCCATGGTCGTGCAGCCCGCGGCCAGCCTGCCCGTCAAGGCCGCCCGGGCCGGGGCCGCCCTCGTCATCGTGAACCGCGAGCCGACCCCCCTGGACGGCCTGGCCGACGCCGTCCTCCACGGCGAGGCCGGCAGCCTGCTCCCGGCCCTGGTCGCGGCCGCCCTCGGGGAGCCAGGGCCGGCGTGACCAGGCTGCTGGTGGTCCAGCACGAGCCCGGCTCCCCGCCCGGGCTGCTGGCGGTGGCGGCGGCCGCCACCGGGGTCGAGCTCCAGGTGGTGGAGGCCCCGGGCGAGCCGGTGCCGGTCACCCTCGACGGCGCCGACGGGCTGGTGGTGCTGGGCGGGGTCATGGACGCCGACGAGACCGACGACTACCCGCACCTGGCCCGGACCATGGACCTGCTCGCCGACGCCGCCGCCCGCTCGACCCCGGCCCTCGGCATCTGCCTTGGCGCCCAGCTGGCCGCGACCGCCCTCGGGGGCCGCGCCTACCCGGGCCCGGCCGGCGAGGAGCTCGGCTGGACCAAGGTCGAGCTGACCGAGGCCGGCCGGGCCGACCCGGTCCTGGGCGCCCTCCAGGAGCCGGCCGAGCTGTTCGAGTGGCACCACGACACCTTCGACCCGCCCCCGGGCGCGACCGTCCTGGCCGGCGGCGCCGTCTACCCCAGCCAGGCGTTCCGGCTGGGCAGCGTGGTCGCGGTCCAGTTCCACCCCGAGGTCGACGGGCCGCTGCTGGCCGGCTGGTGGGCCACCTCAACCCCGCCGCCGAACTATCCGATTGACGAGGCCGTGGCCGGCGCGAACCGCAACGCCGCCAACGCCACCCGGCTGCTGGAGGCGTTCTGCCGGTCCGCCGCCTCCGCGGAGGCCGAGCCTGGCTGAGGCACAATGCCGGCATGATCATCGACTGCGCGGTCTACCAGGACGGCAGGCGAAAGCCGGGCCAGCTGGCCCTCGAGGACGCCTACGAGGCCGGCTGCGCCGAGAACGCCTTCGTCTGGATCGGCCTGTACGAGCCCGACGAGGCCGAGTTCGAGTCGGTCCGGCGCGAGTTCAACCTCCATGAGCTGGCCGTCGAGGACGCCATCCACGCCCACCAGCGGCCCAAGCTCGAGGTCTACGACGACACCCTGTTCGTGGTCCTCAAGACGGCCCGCTACGTCGGCGAGACCGACAGCGTCGAGTTCGGCGAGATCATGCTGTTCATCGGCCCCCAGTTCGTGGTCGCGGTCCGCCACAAGCCGGCCAGCGCCCTCGGGGACGTCCGCAAGCGGATCGAGGGCCGCCCCGACCTGCTCCGCTTCGGCCCGGGGGCGGTGCTGTACGCCATCCTCGACCGGGTCGTGGACGACTATCAGCCGGTGGTCGACGGGCTCGACGAGGACATCAAGGAGGTCGAGACCGAGGTCTTCTCGCACCAGGGAAGCAACCCGGCCGAGCGCATCTACCTGCTCAAGCGCGAGGTGATCGAGTTCCACCAGGCCGCCGCCCCCCTGGCCGAGCCGCTCGACCGCCTGGTGCACAGCCTGGTCCCCGGGA from Actinomycetota bacterium encodes:
- a CDS encoding Sir2 family NAD-dependent protein deacetylase, whose translation is MDVARRAVGDALERAGVLVAAARRIVVFTGAGVSTDSGIPDFRSPGGLWSRYDPRLLGFRRYVADPETRRLAWRLRRELHQLDARPNPAHLACARLAEAGRLAGVITQNVDGLHIDAGLAPELVCEVHGTGRQVVCLSCGERGPMAEAVARVEAGEDDPACLACGGIIKAATVSFGQSIPTEVWQRAEALTAGCDAFLAVGSSMVVQPAASLPVKAARAGAALVIVNREPTPLDGLADAVLHGEAGSLLPALVAAALGEPGPA
- a CDS encoding type 1 glutamine amidotransferase, whose product is MTRLLVVQHEPGSPPGLLAVAAAATGVELQVVEAPGEPVPVTLDGADGLVVLGGVMDADETDDYPHLARTMDLLADAAARSTPALGICLGAQLAATALGGRAYPGPAGEELGWTKVELTEAGRADPVLGALQEPAELFEWHHDTFDPPPGATVLAGGAVYPSQAFRLGSVVAVQFHPEVDGPLLAGWWATSTPPPNYPIDEAVAGANRNAANATRLLEAFCRSAASAEAEPG
- the corA gene encoding magnesium/cobalt transporter CorA; the encoded protein is MIIDCAVYQDGRRKPGQLALEDAYEAGCAENAFVWIGLYEPDEAEFESVRREFNLHELAVEDAIHAHQRPKLEVYDDTLFVVLKTARYVGETDSVEFGEIMLFIGPQFVVAVRHKPASALGDVRKRIEGRPDLLRFGPGAVLYAILDRVVDDYQPVVDGLDEDIKEVETEVFSHQGSNPAERIYLLKREVIEFHQAAAPLAEPLDRLVHSLVPGMHGELGEYFRDIQDHLMRVVDHVSGFRELLTSVLQANLTQVALRQSQIGVQQNADMRKISAWVAIVAVPTMIAGIYGMNFEHMPELTWTFGYPLVLAVMAVACVVLYRAFRRNGWL